In a single window of the Dryobates pubescens isolate bDryPub1 chromosome Z, bDryPub1.pri, whole genome shotgun sequence genome:
- the AK6 gene encoding adenylate kinase isoenzyme 6 — MAVWIKSMGRPNILLTGTPGVGKTTLGKELASRAGMTYINVGDIAKEGGLYEGFDEEYECPILDEDRVIDELEDKMSAGGVIVDYHGCDFFPERWFHVVFVLRTETVFLYERLQSRGYRGKKLQDNIQCEIFQTLYEEAILSYKKEIVHQLPSNTPEDLERNLDQIMQWIEQWMEENN, encoded by the exons ATGGCGGTGTGGATTAAGAGCATGGGGCGGCCTAACATTCTGCTCACCG GTACTCCGGGCGTTGGGAAAACCACGCTTGGAAAAGAACTAGCATCAAGAGCAGGGATGACCTACATTAATGTGGGTGACATAGCAAAAGAAG GAGGACTGTATGAAGGTTTTGATGAGGAGTATGAATGTCCCATTTTGGATGAAGACAGG GTAATTGATGAGCTAGAAGATAAAATGAGTGCAGGTGGTGTGATTGTTGATTATCATGGCTGCGATTTTTTCCCTGAACGATGGTTTCATGTAGTGTTTGTACTTCGTACAGAAACTGTATTTCTGTATGAGAGACTTCAAAGCAG AGGCTACAGAGGGAAAAAGCTGCAAGACAATATTCAGTGTGAAATTTTTCAGACACTTTATGAGGAAGCTATTTTGTCATACAAAAAGGAAATCGTGCACCAGTTACCCAGCAACACTCCTGAAGACCTAGAGAGAAATTTGGATCAGATTATGCAATGGATTGAGCAATGGATGGAGGAGAACAATTGA